The stretch of DNA atattcatatgtatgcacagtattattgttgtctgatataacgagatcggcttataacgaggtaattagtctgccatttcagttctcgttatagagggagtctactgtactaggctatggtcgttacctacatctgctgagtgaTGCATCTTACGTCGAATATTTTCGATGGGTGTATATCTCTGTCAGTTATTTATCTCTATCtctttattatctttattaagtGTGAAATTTGAATAGTCAATTGGCCAAGGCAAAAGTGGAAGATTGTATAATGAGGACTCAAAGGGGATTGGTACAGTAGATTGTCAACGGTTAGCAATCGACAGAACTAATGGATAAAAAGGACAGAAGGAGCGTGAATCACAACAAACTTGTAGTAATACTGATTATTATTTCTAGAAATCCAAGGGAAGTAAAATTAAGTAGGAAAAacatcaacaaaaaacataatgaaTACATCTGGAAGATTATTGATCTAACATATTCTGATGGATAATTCGTAGTAAAATAgtgaaaatatagtaaaaataaaaacataaacacAGAAATGAAGTTAGAAATAATACAGAGACATATTAAAACAGGCGACCCATTCTAATTTGACTCAATCCAAAATATCTAAATAAGTCTAATCAAAGAATTTTATTcgaagtaaaaaaaaatagaaaattgtagtactgaattttataaaaattttctacATTTTTGTTGGCACAGTAACTTACTGCTTCTTCTTCGAATCTAAAGAATAATGTACCGACTTTACGGGAAATCCCATTCTCAATCTTTCATACATCTAAATTTAAATATGATCGTAAGAAGCGGAATCCCAATGGACTCTTTTCATACTGTACATTATATCGCGGCATCGTTTGTGTTGTATTTGAAATTTGAGTGAtatgtattgttatgattcattttatcaatcaaagatagaataaaaatttgattttgttaTAGAACGCGGGCACATAAAATACTTTAAAGTGAATAGACAATttgtttcccggtatttgtagatataatattttaaaagcctttgtttttgttttcactGGAAAGGCCAAAAGCCGCCAAGTACCTAgttattatatttagaaagtaagtcacaaaaaacccttatttttttCAAAGGAAGTTGTTTACaagcgatgcttgggtttttctgatATCAATTAAGAGGCGGGATATAGAAATTTTCTGATTGGCTAGCGAGTTTCGAATGGGAAAAGAGAGGgaatgttttgaaagtttggagtaaaaaaaagattattatgtgatggtcatcGGAGAGAAGCAGTTAAAGTTTTGTGTAGTCAATTTAGAAGGAAGTGCCAGTAGTTTAATAATTGGAAGTGATtggctgaaaggtggaacgagCGATAGATCCAAGCTGAGAAGTCAAATACCTCCTggattctataaagtccaagtgaaagattgttagtatatgaaagagaggagagaattttggagtttgttgaacgagtactggtaaaagaggcctgctcATGTTTTTGGAGATAGAGTTTGCTGGTACGCTGACAGGTGGAAGAAGGCTTCgattggtagcctaacataatcaacaagggGGAGCTGTTCTGGTCGAAAGAAGACATCGTTGTGTGTGAGATAAAAGGTCAgcaaataatttttatgacatagtttttttttgtatgtttcaaatgAAAGACTCTATACTATCAGAAGAACcaaaattatcgctattttagataccatcaagtttataaaagtttttttttacttcaagggataattataaatattgcgtaataaatgtaaaaggtttctttttataatattcagaattgttttaacaaaaacatatgaacaaaaattgcaatatttaaaaattttcatattatttcttttgataataaaagatatttgtatttgtatatttatgttatttctatttatttcctttcctTATTTTATCCCGAGAAGGAACAATTAAGAGATACTTGAAGCCATGAGAAattataagtataacctaagctgatttattacttttataaaatggcaccctgagattgtttttttttatatgatttgcgacacttagataattaattaaataaatacagagttaaataaaaagtaagaaaaggcagatcataataatatatgtatatatatatatatatatatatatatatatatatatatatatatatatatatatatatatgtatataacctagagctaaaattaacactattacaagaattaatataaaatttcttCGTATACAACAGTCtttcgggttgaaccgcgtcgattatcattgcgccgagctttcgacatcctctttgatgtcttcttcagggcttccgaggtctcagtcttccgagcccccagacactactacactactcactaaccaatgcattactgctactggaaACAGAGGATCGTTTATTTATACCGTCAATGGTGACGTAGTTTGCCGAATCTCCCCTATAACACGAACTAAAagataccttcttcttcttattgcgccgtctcctttcgacggttggcgatccaaatggcaattgtggctttggaaactgctgcacgaagaatttctgtggatgagcgatCAAACCATTTGCTCAGGTCTTTCAGTAACGAGTTCTGGATTTTTCCAACTTATCTTTTGCCCTGAACTTCCAATATGATTTCGAGTAATTCCAAATTACTCCAATTCCAAATTTTGTTTACTTATGAGTACTTAAGTATCTCACCATTcttaactttttgtatccatggaattctcagcatccgtctgtatatatacatttcaaatgCATCTATTCTTTTATCTGCTTCAGAGTCCATTATCAAACTtttacagccatacagcaaaacagagaaaacgtaacattaCAGTATGGGAAATATTAGAATTTGTATAAACAGCTTTATTTAATATTCGATAAATGGATAACCAATCTATGAATCTTTAATTTTTACCACTCCAATGACTGTTAAAATTTGGGtggtaaaaaagtaaaaaaaaacaaagtaaaaaccatatttacatttaaatacAATGACAATTTCTGGTTATAATGCAACAATTTattaatagtttaaaagtttatacttaatttgtataaaaaacaatgtccagaatttacaaaacatttaatAATCATAACCTTAAACGCAAACAGAATAAATATCTTTCATATTATCAAATTTCCCTTTGTTCCTTTAAATTTGCTGGTGTCGTTGGTTTTTAAAACTGTATctgtaattaaattatatagtatattttaaaaataatttatccaTTTATAATTCATGGAGATGTAAATTCATGAGTTTTAATCCCTCATGCAAATTGAATTGCATAGGCTGACGACATAAGCCGTCAACGGTCTAGCATGCCATGTAAATGACAATCTAAATTAAGGTTATCACACTGCAGATCTATAAAACAATTCTGAAAATATCTATGGGAAAGGAGAGAGAGGTCAGGACCGACCTCACGCGAACGAAAATTGACAATTgatttttagaatatattatgTTCAGTATACCTACCAAAAATTAGTATACCTACCTAcggcttaaaattaaaaatgtttcaaaacccAAAAAAATACATAGTCTAAAGGCCAGCTAAGGTCACAATGGTCTTTTCGATTCTGATCGGTccgtttttttatatatttttggctGCTGATTACAAATTTCGAGGGTGGATTTCGATCCGAGTGGTCAAACAATTGTTATAatcaattttattgtttatatggCTTTAGCTAATAAACTAAAAGAgataaaaattttttcaaatataatgTTATTCCTTAGGCGGCGTTCATACTCGGGCGATAAAAGATAAGCGATATATCGTAAACGATATGCAATACGCCATACGCACAAACAAATACTTAAACCTAAATAGAGACGATAAAAAAGGTTCACTTCCGCGCGATTGCACAACATATCGCAAGTGATATATCGTTCGAAGTGCTACGTGTCGGTCGCCCTCGCGATTTATTTCACACGATATTTCAAGCTATTAACATGTCGggaagaaaagaagacagttctgtgattctttttattaatttagtgAAAGCTCGTCAGTGCATCTGGAACTATTCCCTTACTGCTTATAGTAGGACAGATGTGATGAGCACTGCATGGAGTGAAATTGCATCAGAAATAAAAGATACAGGTAAAtgcattgtttatttatttatttattatttattaggtAAAACAGGCTAGTAATCAAATTGTTAACTcatagtgtaaatatttatatacagaTTTAAAGAATTCATCGTATCTACTAAATAACTGGATCTTGTAAACCGACACATTTCCACTGTGTAGGGATTGCACCAGCTGGTTTTAAAGAGTATTCACCTAGTTTATTTCGTAAGCGGTTTGCTGCATTCAAATTGCTGTTTTCACTAAACGTACTGTTATCTGGCAATGCTGGTACTATACAACACTTCTTAAAGGACTGTGGAACATAAGGTTGCCCTTCTCGTCTGCGtataaaattatgaaatacgCATGCTGCCTTAATAGTTTGCACAGCATTACTTGTGTTATACCCTGGCCGCTTaaaacatggaatccaaggtcgcatgatcactcaatgcaagcatcgacaggcgctcgaaactagaccttatgggaaactgtttacaccgtcagtatttgtgtcatgatactataacttaaatgttttatgtatcatgatttgtgtttcactttcgctggctggtgaattttgtgaaaatgtttaaaattaatgtaaatcaataacctctaaaaaacggtataaatatattctaataacattgttagttcgtttttgttgagcggtgtaaacgtgggaaaagtggtaacataggaagaggaatatttaagagtgcgtgccattcacatgatcattccatcttttcagcggctcaaCTATAGTATAAATTGGTCGGTCAAATAGACGAAATTTTGAGGTTAGTATTCCAAAACTACATTCCATACTTTTTCTACCTCTTGAAAGTCGAAAAATTGAATATTCTTTTGGCATCATTTAATACTCTTTTTGGAAAGGGCCGCATTATATTATGTTGGAGAGGAAATGCTTCATCTGCCACAAAGTAGAATGGAAAAGTATTATCATTTGCCTCGCCTGGCAAGGAAGTTGCTTTTGGTATGTTCAATTTGTTATTATGCAATAATTTGCCAATTGTTGATTTGCGAAATACAGCACCATCACTATTCCGTCCATAGTCTCCGACATCTATTGCAGTGAACATTCCATCTGCGTCAGATAAAGCCATCAGAACAATTGAAAAGAAtcctttataattataatatgatGACCCTGTATTAGGGGGACAATGTTTTCCGTCAAGAGAACCAATGCAGTTAGGTAAATTCCATAACTCATAATAACTTCCATTTGCTTCCAAGCTTCCTCCGTTGGTTGAGCCATATACTGTGGTTGTAAGTGGGACCATATAGCATCACATGTCGAATGAACAAGGTAACTGATGGTTGATTTACCTCTGTAGCAAGGAAAGATCTTGAAAATTGCTTCCAGTAGCTAGATACCCAAAAAAACGTTAAATTAGTTGGAAGTGTTAAATAGTTTTGTCAATATAGGTGTTTTTGTTTTAATAGACATCATTTTAACATGtaatttattttaacttttgtttcagaaaaaaactGTCGAGAGCGATGGAAGAACATCAGAACAGCATATGTGCGCTCAGTGAAACCGCCAAAGTCTGGGGCTAGTCAAAATTCAACGAAAAGTTATTATTTGGCCGAGCATTTAGCTTTTCTGCAACCATATTTTAAAGGAGGAGAAACCTCAGGAAATCTTACTCACGTTCAAGATACTGCAGTAGAGGAGTCCTATACCAATCAAAATGATGGAAGTGAGACAATTATTGAAGAAAAAATACCTGATGAAGCTTCTTCAGAGCAATTAATAGAAAAACGTGCTCATACcaactcaaaacaaacatataaaaaacgAAAGGGAATATACCAAGTCGACGATGCTTTTATAGAATGGTTAAAAACGAAAAAATctgttaataaaaataatcaagATGGTGAACAGCATTTCCTTCTTTCTCTTTTACCTGATCTGAAAAACCTTAGTTTACGTCGTAAGAGGactttcaaaatacaaacaatgtcTCTGTTACATAAGTTGTTAGAGGAAGATGAACGAGAGAATGTAGAATCCAGCATTTCAGTTGCTTCTAGCCCATCTGTATGGAGTTTGTCATCCCATCATGACACCGAATAAACTCAATCTCACATGCGTAATATTGCAACAACTTCGGAATTCAATTCAATTACCCAAATGCCAGAAGAAAGTGGAACTGAGtggtacaatttttaaaaaactataaaaataaaactgtttcaataataaaaaaaattgaaaataaaacgtctacattttattaaaattgctGATTATATTTATAGCTCCTTACCTTATAGTAATCAGGAGTTTTTCATCTGGAGAAATAGCCTTCCTGAAGTGTGTATCTTTTTTTTCAATGGTTCTTGACACTAAGCTTTTCAGAAAATGAAAATTTTCAGGTTTCATTCGATAAAATTCTTTGAACTTTGATTCGTGTTGGGACAGCTCTCTAGAAACAACAGTCGAGCTATGGTGCACGTTGATAAGATTGTAAGGATGTACCcagtattttctttttcttctcattCTACTCCTAAACCAATAAGCCACGTCTTCCTCACTTGAGCTCATAATTGTAACTGAAGAGAATTGTGCTTCCACCATCATCGCACTGTCGCGACGATTTATCGTCCGTTCTCTTTGAACCTTCCTAGCAATATATCGTGGCGATAAAATGTCGCTTATCAGATATCGCCCAAATATGAACGCTGCCTTATAACAAAAGTAGTGTTTTTCGAAGTTTTTCATAATTCAGTTTCTACGCATGCAAATGAATTTAACAAAGTCtcaagcggcgggatctcttaatgacacaatctggaagaacaaacacctaagacaagacactataacaagaatctataaagcagcgattagacctatattaacatacacgacgGAGACACatttaaaacgagacgactactagaaacaacaaagatgaaaatactttgacgaatatcaggaaaaaggatagggagagaagcgaaaacataagaagagcatgcaatatagaagacataaatgaatgggtgacaaaacggaaacaggggtggaacgaacacattaatataatggcagaggataggatagtacgaatagcacgagataagtcaccaaatggacgaagaagtattggcagaccaagaaaaagatggtgcgataatttaaacaatttaggaggctaatattgaaaaaaaaacaggctttaaagcatacatacaagaaggaagaagaagaagaagaaagacggTCAAAATAGAAGACAATGAGCTTTCTTGCATTTCATCGGTTAATAAAGCACTTGTAAGTAGAAAACCCAAATAGAACATTGAAAGCACAACCACAGAACCTTGGTGTTTGTGGCCCTTACTTCATTTAGGGCAGGGATCGTTCAATAATAAGATTAGGAATCACAAAAAACCCTTTTTTTCTCCTgttctttaaattatttaattacacAGTAGTTACAAAGAGCCTTTTTAGAGACATCGTAAAGTACGTTTCAGGTAGTTCAATACCGACAAAGATTAGCAAGTCTGGGGGATAAAAATATAGTTTGTGTTTGGGCTCTTGAAAGCTAAATGTCCTCTCAGATGAGAACAGTTTGAGTTCTTGGTTTTGGACCCATAAAAGTCCTCAAACCGCATTTCTTACTAAGAAATTGGATACAGGAGGTATTAAGCTAAATGCGAGCGAAGTTATAAGTGAGGACCGAAGGATAAAAAATCAATTTTCCACAAAAACTATCTGAAGTCTCAATTTTTCACTTCGTGACCCGGATTCTGCCTAAGCAGCTAGTGCAGGGGGAGAACGGTATTCAATAATGGATCATGTCAAAGTTTTGTAGGTGTGAAGGAGAGTTTCTATGGGAGACCTTGTTAAATGAACTTTCAAGCACATGGCTGATGATTGTATTGAATTTCAGGCGAAAATTGGTTAAAATTGgtttaaataaagtaaaacgCATGGAATATTCTattttttgtgttattattaatTACGTTACGAATAATTTTGTTAGAGTTAGGGTGTTCGCCCCATATGTAAGAACTGTATGTTATCCTTCAATATATTTCTACCGTTAGCAGCTCATCTTAAATTTATCCTTCCGAGTATTTCAGtccttttttttggttttttttttgttatgtcacagtgtcatcgaatgccatagtctgtggactagtacgcatttcgatgcgcatcgccccgcctcgaatttttccattggctcttgacctggaaatccctatttatcgctcgaacagcgcatataaatattggcgattttaaggtcagccaggtcagtccctcacgggctctccgagagcttagtgctctcggggctctgcttcctgcatttattttccatactctgtggctgagaattgtttcaacttaacttggtgttttatttcgacgaagaaattgtcatgtaagaaatatcttgcctttttcaaggcaagacaccgaagataaatatttttatccatatatagtccataacccgaaaatggacttaagtagaggagctcttgacagtatattcgaagccctctacagagcacccggggataacagaaggtggttagacccttaattattcccccgaggtgacacatGTCGTCTctggtgtaattaataaacgtatgaaaaactgattgcaacttggtgcaagtttccatgtttattaatttatccaactattgcgcaatatggtgttat from Diabrotica undecimpunctata isolate CICGRU chromosome 4, icDiaUnde3, whole genome shotgun sequence encodes:
- the LOC140438103 gene encoding uncharacterized protein, with the translated sequence MSGRKEDSSVILFINLVKARQCIWNYSLTAYSRTDVMSTAWSEIASEIKDTEKNCRERWKNIRTAYVRSVKPPKSGASQNSTKSYYLAEHLAFLQPYFKGGETSGNLTHVQDTAVEESYTNQNDGSETIIEEKIPDEASSEQLIEKRAHTNSKQTYKKRKGIYQVDDAFIEWLKTKKSVNKNNQDGEQHFLLSLLPDLKNLSLRRKRTFKIQTMSLLHKLLEEDERENVESSISVASSPSVWSLSSHHDTE